The Stenotrophomonas rhizophila genome has a window encoding:
- a CDS encoding AAA family ATPase: MAKSVVVYGPQGSGKTLHGRAIAESHGLSRVIDLEDVQLMGERLQRQGFLYLSFSQSYAERAAGLLGTEVIHIDQALASVGITKAGVAHG, encoded by the coding sequence ATGGCTAAGTCGGTCGTCGTCTACGGGCCGCAGGGGAGCGGGAAGACCCTTCATGGCCGTGCAATCGCCGAGAGCCACGGCCTGAGCCGGGTGATCGACTTGGAAGACGTGCAGCTCATGGGCGAACGCCTGCAACGGCAGGGATTCCTTTACCTGTCCTTCAGCCAGAGCTACGCGGAGCGAGCCGCCGGACTGCTCGGCACCGAGGTCATTCACATTGACCAGGCACTGGCCAGCGTCGGCATCACCAAGGCGGGGGTGGCCCATGGCTGA
- a CDS encoding ogr/Delta-like zinc finger family protein, giving the protein MSSPLGGRAVFSCEACGSRLIKRTSSLAHKFLRNDAYVCENPVCCASYSGHSELTGIASPSGVPSALPSELPPTPGFLRAQLHQAWKQDRGWNQLDLLDAVEAATEHGAQPHA; this is encoded by the coding sequence GTGAGTTCGCCGCTGGGAGGCCGTGCCGTTTTCTCCTGCGAGGCCTGCGGGAGCCGTCTCATCAAGCGCACCAGCTCGCTGGCGCACAAGTTCCTGCGCAACGACGCCTACGTGTGTGAGAACCCTGTCTGTTGTGCCAGCTACAGCGGACATTCCGAGCTGACAGGGATTGCCAGCCCAAGCGGCGTGCCCAGCGCGTTGCCCAGCGAGCTGCCGCCCACGCCGGGCTTCCTGCGCGCCCAGCTGCACCAGGCATGGAAGCAAGACAGGGGATGGAACCAGCTCGACCTGCTGGATGCGGTCGAGGCCGCGACCGAACACGGCGCGCAACCCCACGCCTAA
- a CDS encoding helix-turn-helix domain-containing protein: MDNTLFAELMGSVAEADEILKGNQVPSRELHVSPVQVREIRRATGLSQQKFARIIHVDVGTLRNWEQGRRDPTGPARALLHVIMKNPKETLRVLAEAG; the protein is encoded by the coding sequence ATGGACAACACCCTTTTTGCCGAACTGATGGGAAGCGTGGCTGAGGCCGATGAGATCCTGAAGGGTAATCAGGTACCGTCGCGTGAGCTCCATGTCAGCCCCGTGCAAGTGCGCGAGATTCGCCGAGCGACGGGGCTGTCGCAGCAGAAATTCGCGCGCATCATCCACGTGGACGTTGGCACGCTGCGAAACTGGGAACAGGGGCGGCGGGACCCCACGGGTCCGGCACGTGCCCTGCTCCACGTCATCATGAAGAATCCCAAGGAGACGCTTCGGGTGCTGGCGGAGGCGGGTTGA
- a CDS encoding phage portal protein: MIDTDQGAVTAPAGPIEAFTFGEPTPVLESRGILDYLECWRNGRYYEPPVNLQGLSRTTRANPYLQSGLTFKRNMLVSTFVPHKLMSRATFAQLALDYTTFGMAYVERRKALSGAAHSLSVPLAQYVRRGVVEGEFFQVRAGRMEHEFPAGQVYQLRESDADQEVYGLPEWMPAVQAALLNESATLFRRKYYNNGSHAGFILYLTDSQAESSDVTGLREALKAARGPGNFRNLFVHSPNGKKDGLQIIPVSEVAARDEFANIKGVTRDDMLAALRVPPQLLGIVPQNSGGFGSIRDAATVWAAMELAPLQTRMTAINDWLGQEVIRFAPFELAPAVA, from the coding sequence ATGATCGACACCGACCAGGGCGCTGTCACCGCGCCGGCAGGGCCCATCGAAGCGTTCACGTTCGGGGAGCCCACGCCGGTGCTGGAATCGCGCGGCATCCTCGACTACCTCGAATGCTGGCGCAACGGGCGCTACTACGAGCCGCCGGTGAACTTGCAGGGGCTGTCGAGGACCACGCGGGCAAACCCCTACCTCCAGAGCGGCCTGACCTTTAAGCGCAACATGCTGGTCAGCACGTTCGTCCCCCACAAGCTGATGAGCCGCGCCACCTTCGCGCAGCTGGCGTTGGACTACACCACCTTCGGCATGGCCTACGTGGAGCGTCGCAAGGCGCTTTCCGGAGCCGCGCATAGCCTGTCCGTGCCGCTGGCGCAGTACGTGCGCCGTGGCGTGGTGGAGGGCGAGTTCTTTCAGGTGCGGGCGGGCCGCATGGAGCATGAGTTCCCGGCCGGGCAGGTGTACCAGCTGCGGGAGTCCGATGCAGACCAAGAGGTGTACGGCCTTCCCGAGTGGATGCCGGCGGTGCAGGCCGCGCTGCTCAATGAGTCGGCCACGCTGTTCCGCCGCAAGTACTACAACAACGGCTCGCACGCCGGCTTCATCCTGTACCTGACCGACTCCCAGGCGGAATCGTCCGACGTAACCGGCCTGCGCGAGGCGCTCAAGGCGGCGCGTGGCCCTGGCAACTTCCGGAACCTGTTTGTGCACTCGCCCAACGGCAAGAAGGACGGCCTGCAGATCATTCCGGTGAGCGAGGTCGCGGCGAGGGATGAGTTCGCTAACATCAAGGGCGTGACGCGCGACGACATGCTGGCCGCGCTGCGTGTGCCTCCGCAGCTGCTTGGCATCGTGCCGCAGAATAGCGGCGGTTTCGGGTCTATTCGCGACGCGGCCACGGTGTGGGCTGCAATGGAGCTGGCGCCGTTGCAGACGCGAATGACCGCGATCAACGACTGGCTTGGCCAAGAGGTGATCCGCTTCGCTCCCTTTGAACTTGCACCGGCGGTGGCATGA
- a CDS encoding toprim domain-containing protein yields the protein MQEDIRQQVLQRVERDYGLKHRSSTDYMRGGKCPHCGKKELYTSYSKPWVLRCGRQAKCGQEVFVKDLYDDLFDDYSKRHVQTEAKPNAAADAYLQTARGFDLRPLQGLYTQDNYYDRRISAGTATVRFPLAKGGWWERLIDRPHRFGKQKARFAPGQSYAGVWWAAPAALSAMRDAREVWIVEGIFDAIAHLQRGSCAVSAMSSNAFPEASLRELAASRPGNLPTLIWALDNEPGARTYIQRHAKRAEKLGFKCKAAQIVQRDGKKTDWNDLHLRALAADDQQAQWDADLAEARYQGDLLMARTAMDKGLIIYGHDKQSEFHLEHHSRLYWFEFDALRFEKLCRDRASDRALAEDEELEDEEIAKIQRASASVRQIANCYPEALYFQRHEATDESWYFFRVDFPHDAPSVKGTFTGPQVASSTEFKKRIISLAQGAVFSGSGHQLDRMMEDQLFNIKTVDTVDFVGYSPDHGAYIFGDIAVRNGEISLANAEDYFEFSKLRLKTTQKSIRMDIQRDPEAFRTEWMEWLWLCFGTHGMIALIFWFGSLFANQIRSAHKSFPFLEATGEAGAGKTTLLTFLWKLLARSDYEGFDPAKSSKAGRARAMGQISGMPVVLLEADRDTPDKAHSKSFEWDELKDYFGGGTLATRGVRNGGNDTYEPPFRGTIVISQNAAVDASEAILTRIVKLHFRKPVVTAESRIAADNLNALQVEDLSHFLIKAVRSEGQVLAKFKERVSYFEARLREKTDLRLERVIKNHAQMLSLLDCLRLVIDVPEHMVVATRDALVAAAMERQMAISADHKIVNEFWETYEYLEGLNNGERPMLNHSRDPNKIAINLNEFVAKAGQHGQAVPDLVDLRKHLPDSRRYKLISANTAVNSNIRNTMLGSSFTVKCWVFKAK from the coding sequence ATGCAAGAAGACATCCGCCAGCAAGTCCTGCAGCGAGTGGAGCGGGACTATGGCCTGAAGCACCGCAGCAGCACCGACTACATGCGTGGGGGCAAGTGCCCTCACTGCGGCAAGAAGGAGCTGTACACCAGCTATTCCAAGCCGTGGGTGCTGCGCTGTGGCCGACAGGCCAAGTGCGGACAGGAGGTGTTCGTCAAAGACCTCTACGACGACCTGTTTGACGACTACTCCAAGCGCCACGTGCAGACCGAGGCCAAGCCGAACGCTGCGGCCGACGCCTACCTGCAGACGGCGCGGGGGTTCGATCTGCGCCCCCTACAGGGCCTGTATACCCAGGACAACTACTACGACCGGCGGATCTCTGCCGGTACCGCGACCGTGCGCTTCCCGCTGGCCAAAGGTGGCTGGTGGGAGCGTCTAATCGACCGCCCGCACCGGTTCGGTAAGCAGAAGGCCCGCTTTGCGCCGGGGCAGAGCTACGCCGGCGTGTGGTGGGCGGCCCCGGCGGCGCTGTCCGCCATGCGCGACGCCCGCGAAGTATGGATCGTGGAGGGCATCTTCGACGCCATTGCCCACCTCCAGCGCGGCAGCTGCGCGGTATCGGCCATGTCGAGCAACGCCTTCCCGGAAGCCTCGTTGCGCGAGCTGGCGGCGTCACGCCCGGGCAACCTCCCCACCCTGATCTGGGCGCTGGACAATGAGCCCGGCGCACGCACCTATATCCAGCGGCACGCCAAGCGCGCGGAGAAGCTTGGCTTCAAGTGCAAAGCGGCCCAGATCGTCCAGCGCGACGGGAAGAAGACCGACTGGAACGACCTTCACCTGCGCGCACTGGCGGCAGACGACCAGCAGGCCCAATGGGACGCAGACCTGGCCGAGGCCCGCTACCAAGGCGACCTGCTCATGGCACGTACGGCCATGGACAAGGGCCTGATCATCTACGGCCACGACAAGCAGTCGGAGTTCCATCTGGAACACCATTCGCGCCTGTATTGGTTCGAGTTCGACGCATTGCGTTTCGAGAAGCTGTGCCGTGACCGTGCCAGCGACCGTGCCCTCGCCGAGGACGAAGAGCTGGAAGACGAGGAAATCGCCAAGATCCAGCGCGCCTCGGCCTCCGTGCGCCAGATCGCCAACTGCTACCCCGAAGCGCTGTACTTCCAGCGGCATGAAGCCACCGACGAAAGCTGGTACTTCTTCCGCGTGGATTTCCCCCACGACGCGCCCTCGGTCAAGGGCACCTTTACCGGCCCCCAGGTCGCCAGTTCAACCGAGTTCAAGAAGCGCATCATCAGCCTGGCCCAAGGCGCGGTGTTCAGCGGATCGGGCCACCAGCTGGACCGCATGATGGAAGACCAGCTGTTCAACATCAAAACCGTCGATACGGTCGATTTCGTTGGCTACAGCCCTGACCATGGCGCCTACATCTTTGGCGACATCGCGGTCCGCAATGGTGAGATCAGCCTGGCCAACGCCGAGGACTACTTCGAGTTCAGCAAGCTGCGGCTCAAGACCACGCAGAAGTCCATCCGGATGGACATTCAGCGCGACCCAGAAGCCTTCCGCACCGAGTGGATGGAATGGCTGTGGCTGTGCTTTGGCACGCACGGCATGATCGCGCTGATCTTCTGGTTCGGCTCGCTGTTCGCAAACCAGATCCGCAGCGCCCATAAATCCTTCCCCTTCCTCGAAGCCACCGGCGAAGCCGGCGCCGGCAAGACCACGCTGCTGACGTTCCTGTGGAAGCTCCTGGCCCGCAGCGACTACGAAGGCTTTGATCCTGCCAAGTCGTCCAAGGCCGGCCGTGCGCGCGCCATGGGCCAGATTTCGGGCATGCCCGTCGTGCTGCTCGAGGCCGACCGTGACACGCCGGACAAGGCGCATTCAAAGTCGTTCGAGTGGGATGAACTGAAGGACTACTTCGGCGGCGGCACGCTGGCAACGCGTGGCGTGCGCAACGGCGGCAATGACACCTACGAGCCGCCCTTCCGGGGCACCATCGTGATCAGCCAGAACGCAGCCGTGGACGCCAGCGAAGCGATCCTGACCCGTATCGTCAAGCTGCACTTCCGCAAGCCTGTTGTAACCGCTGAGAGCCGCATTGCGGCCGACAACCTCAACGCCCTGCAGGTAGAAGACCTGAGCCACTTCCTGATCAAGGCGGTGCGCTCGGAAGGCCAGGTGCTGGCCAAGTTCAAAGAGCGCGTGAGCTACTTCGAGGCCCGGCTACGCGAAAAAACGGATTTGCGGCTGGAGCGTGTCATCAAGAACCACGCGCAGATGCTGTCGCTGCTCGACTGCCTGCGCCTGGTGATCGACGTGCCCGAACACATGGTGGTGGCCACCCGTGACGCGCTGGTCGCTGCAGCCATGGAACGCCAGATGGCCATCAGCGCGGACCACAAGATCGTCAACGAGTTCTGGGAGACGTACGAGTATCTCGAAGGCCTGAACAACGGCGAGCGCCCAATGCTCAACCACTCGCGCGATCCCAACAAGATCGCAATCAACCTCAACGAGTTCGTGGCGAAGGCCGGCCAGCATGGCCAAGCGGTTCCCGACCTGGTCGACCTCCGCAAGCATCTGCCCGATTCGCGGCGCTACAAGCTCATCAGCGCCAACACGGCGGTCAACAGCAACATCCGCAACACCATGCTCGGCAGCAGCTTCACGGTGAAGTGCTGGGTATTCAAAGCGAAGTAA
- a CDS encoding DNA-methyltransferase, with the protein MKNELIHGDALTVLPTLPAASFDALITDPPYASGGTHASSRQQAPQVKYMQGGKEQLHADFVGDERDQRSHLAWMRLWLAECSRVLKDGAPVLLFTDWRQLPLTTDALQCAGFTWRGVAVWDKTEGVRPQLGRFRNQAEYVVWGSKGNMPLGRRAPVLPGVIREAVRKADKHHMTGKPTDLMRQLVRICEDGGRILDPFAGSGTTLVAADLEGYSWTGIEMTGHYHDVARSRLLRS; encoded by the coding sequence ATGAAGAACGAATTGATCCACGGCGATGCCCTGACCGTCCTGCCGACCCTCCCGGCCGCCAGCTTCGACGCCCTCATCACTGACCCGCCCTACGCCAGCGGGGGCACACACGCATCGTCGCGGCAGCAGGCACCCCAGGTGAAGTACATGCAAGGGGGCAAGGAGCAGCTGCACGCCGATTTCGTCGGCGATGAGCGCGACCAGCGCTCGCACCTGGCGTGGATGCGGTTGTGGCTGGCCGAGTGCAGCCGCGTGCTGAAGGACGGCGCGCCCGTGCTGCTGTTCACGGATTGGCGGCAGCTCCCGCTGACCACAGACGCGCTGCAATGTGCTGGCTTTACCTGGCGTGGCGTGGCGGTGTGGGACAAGACCGAGGGCGTGCGCCCGCAGCTGGGGCGCTTCCGCAACCAGGCCGAGTACGTGGTGTGGGGCAGCAAGGGCAACATGCCCTTGGGGCGGCGCGCACCGGTGCTGCCCGGCGTCATCCGTGAGGCGGTGAGAAAGGCCGACAAGCATCACATGACCGGCAAGCCGACCGACCTCATGCGGCAGTTGGTACGGATCTGCGAGGACGGTGGAAGGATTCTTGATCCGTTCGCTGGCTCGGGCACCACACTGGTAGCGGCGGATCTCGAGGGGTACAGCTGGACTGGCATCGAGATGACCGGCCACTATCACGATGTCGCTAGGTCACGTCTGCTTAGGTCTTGA
- a CDS encoding GPO family capsid scaffolding protein, whose translation MASKTDKKRSQFFRVAVEGATTDGRVIERQQIVEMAETYDPEVYGARIWVEHYRSALPDSPFRAYGDACQIATAMSAVDKGRPVSVGALLGSSMQAARCRSARGHCICTSPVNTWPITAPSNTV comes from the coding sequence ATGGCCAGCAAGACCGACAAGAAGCGTTCCCAGTTCTTCCGCGTGGCTGTCGAAGGCGCCACCACCGATGGCCGCGTGATCGAGCGCCAGCAGATCGTGGAAATGGCCGAAACCTACGACCCCGAGGTCTATGGCGCCCGGATCTGGGTGGAGCACTACCGCAGCGCGCTGCCGGACAGCCCGTTCCGCGCGTACGGCGATGCCTGCCAGATCGCCACAGCAATGAGTGCAGTGGACAAAGGGCGCCCCGTTTCCGTGGGCGCCCTTCTTGGTTCTTCGATGCAGGCGGCGCGTTGTCGCTCTGCGAGGGGGCACTGCATCTGCACGTCACCCGTGAACACCTGGCCGATCACGGCCCCTTCAAACACGGTTTGA
- a CDS encoding terminase ATPase subunit family protein: protein MQSVAEKLNVDPRRQAKFLYWMGWRICDICELIGEKEKTVHSWKARDEWDRADTVERVGGALEARLAILIHKEGKTGGDFKEIDLLHRQLERQARIQRYQGGGNETDLNPAVANRNAGPKKKARKNEFSEEEVERLQQAFLDGCFDYQRDWYRAGSERTRVILKSRQIGATYYFAREALIDALISGRNQIFLSASKSQAHIFLGYMRGFVREVLDRDLTGDPIVLANGAELFFLGTNARTAQGYHGNFYFDEFFWTYGFNQLNKVASGMAMHKKWRKTYFSTPSTMAHEAYDFWTGERFNKGKPTSQQVSIDVSHGRLGSGRQCEDAIWRQIVTVLDAADRGCDLFDVAELRRDYSAEEFANLLMCEFVDDSASVFPLTMLQPCQVDSWVEWAGDFSPFAMRPYGDRAVWIGYDPAETGDSAGIVVVAPPQVPGGKFRVLERHQFKGMDFADQAAFIQKVTQRYWVTYIGIDATGMGTGVAQLVRQFFPGLTTFSYSPEVKTRLVLKAFDVIKNERLEYDAGWTDMTQSLLAIQKTSTASGRQTTYTAGRSRTTGHADLAWALLHALQNEPLEGGAAARSTMEIF from the coding sequence GTGCAAAGCGTAGCCGAAAAACTCAACGTAGATCCCCGTCGCCAGGCAAAGTTTTTGTACTGGATGGGCTGGCGCATCTGCGATATCTGCGAGCTGATCGGTGAGAAGGAAAAGACCGTTCACAGCTGGAAGGCGCGCGACGAATGGGACCGTGCCGATACCGTGGAGCGTGTTGGCGGCGCCTTGGAGGCGCGGCTCGCAATCCTGATCCATAAGGAAGGCAAGACCGGCGGCGACTTCAAAGAGATCGACTTGCTCCACCGGCAGCTGGAGCGGCAGGCCCGCATCCAGCGCTACCAGGGCGGTGGCAACGAGACGGACCTGAACCCAGCGGTCGCCAACCGCAACGCTGGCCCGAAGAAGAAGGCCCGCAAGAACGAGTTCAGCGAAGAGGAAGTGGAACGGCTGCAGCAGGCGTTCCTCGACGGGTGCTTCGATTACCAGCGCGACTGGTACCGCGCCGGCAGCGAGCGCACACGCGTAATCCTCAAGTCGCGGCAGATTGGCGCCACCTACTACTTTGCCCGCGAGGCGCTGATCGACGCGCTGATCAGCGGCCGTAACCAGATCTTCCTGAGCGCATCCAAGAGTCAGGCGCACATCTTCCTGGGCTACATGCGTGGGTTCGTGCGCGAGGTGCTCGACCGTGACCTCACAGGCGATCCAATCGTCCTGGCCAACGGCGCTGAGCTGTTCTTCCTGGGCACCAACGCACGCACCGCGCAGGGCTACCACGGGAACTTCTACTTCGACGAATTCTTCTGGACCTACGGCTTCAACCAGCTGAACAAGGTCGCCAGCGGCATGGCGATGCACAAGAAGTGGCGCAAGACCTACTTCAGCACGCCATCCACCATGGCGCACGAAGCCTACGATTTCTGGACGGGCGAGCGTTTCAACAAGGGCAAGCCGACCTCCCAGCAGGTATCGATCGATGTCAGCCACGGGCGGCTCGGCAGTGGCCGGCAGTGCGAGGACGCCATCTGGCGCCAGATCGTCACAGTGCTCGACGCAGCCGACCGAGGCTGCGACCTGTTCGACGTGGCTGAGCTGCGGCGCGACTACAGCGCCGAGGAATTCGCCAACCTGCTGATGTGCGAATTCGTGGACGACAGCGCCAGCGTGTTTCCACTCACCATGCTGCAGCCGTGCCAGGTCGACAGCTGGGTGGAATGGGCCGGCGACTTCAGCCCTTTCGCCATGCGCCCCTACGGCGACCGCGCGGTTTGGATCGGGTACGACCCGGCCGAGACGGGCGACAGCGCCGGCATCGTGGTGGTTGCGCCCCCGCAGGTGCCGGGCGGCAAGTTCCGCGTCCTGGAGCGTCACCAGTTCAAGGGAATGGACTTCGCTGACCAGGCGGCGTTTATCCAGAAGGTGACCCAGCGCTACTGGGTCACCTATATCGGCATCGACGCCACCGGCATGGGCACGGGCGTGGCCCAGTTGGTGCGCCAGTTCTTCCCGGGGTTGACCACCTTCAGCTACTCGCCCGAGGTGAAGACGCGACTGGTACTCAAGGCATTCGATGTCATCAAGAACGAGCGTCTGGAATACGACGCCGGCTGGACTGACATGACCCAGTCGCTGCTGGCCATCCAGAAGACCAGCACGGCCAGCGGCCGACAGACCACCTACACGGCGGGGCGCTCGCGCACGACCGGCCACGCTGATCTGGCGTGGGCGCTGCTGCATGCCCTGCAGAACGAACCGCTCGAAGGCGGCGCCGCCGCCCGCAGCACCATGGAGATTTTCTGA
- a CDS encoding helix-turn-helix domain-containing protein has product MSDAAKIAHELGYASASAFNYMFRIETGMSPLQWKRARPTA; this is encoded by the coding sequence GTGTCAGACGCAGCGAAGATCGCCCACGAGCTGGGCTACGCGTCGGCGTCAGCGTTCAATTACATGTTCCGCATCGAAACCGGCATGAGCCCGCTGCAGTGGAAGCGCGCACGCCCTACGGCGTGA
- a CDS encoding type II toxin-antitoxin system RelE/ParE family toxin: MLFIETPTFTRAIKGLMPDDDYARFQLELAASPLVGDVIEGTGGLRKVRLGIPGRGKRGGARVIYYYIAPSSRIILLLVYPKNVQDALTAEQKIALRSIIENWK; encoded by the coding sequence ATGCTCTTCATTGAAACGCCCACCTTTACCCGCGCGATCAAAGGACTGATGCCTGACGACGACTACGCCAGGTTCCAGCTTGAGTTGGCCGCGTCGCCGCTGGTGGGAGATGTAATTGAGGGAACCGGTGGGCTGCGCAAGGTTCGCTTGGGAATCCCAGGACGTGGGAAGCGTGGCGGTGCGAGGGTCATCTACTACTACATCGCCCCTTCGTCCCGGATCATCCTGCTTCTGGTGTACCCAAAGAATGTTCAGGACGCGCTGACCGCAGAACAGAAGATCGCACTCCGATCCATCATTGAGAACTGGAAGTGA
- a CDS encoding Com family DNA-binding transcriptional regulator: MKNLRCGDCAKLLAKAGGVYEIQIKCPRCGVLNHMKAESLPSDRRERPQEGSTHEERIDPRRCPDRPADPPGRQLRRPHH, translated from the coding sequence ATGAAGAACCTGCGTTGTGGCGACTGCGCCAAGCTGCTGGCCAAGGCCGGCGGCGTCTATGAGATCCAGATCAAGTGCCCCCGCTGCGGGGTGCTGAACCACATGAAGGCCGAGAGCCTCCCCTCGGATCGCCGCGAGCGACCCCAAGAAGGCTCTACCCATGAAGAACGAATTGATCCACGGCGATGCCCTGACCGTCCTGCCGACCCTCCCGGCCGCCAGCTTCGACGCCCTCATCACTGA
- a CDS encoding cation diffusion facilitator family transporter: MSLFHPSSFDSTTEQGVLRLSIAGSFGVAAIAVAFGLFANSSLIIFDGIYGLIDVVMTWLSLLVVRLISMSTNVDALQSRLNQRFTMGFWHLEPIVLGVSGTLMIGAALYAAVNAVDALMSGGREIALGPAIVFAVISIIIESGLALFVRRANRSIGSEFIALDAKNWVVAASMSAAYLVAFVGGWLLRGTEWAWLVPYIDPAILLVVCLFVVVAPLGTVRQALSDILLITPVDLQAHVDEVARGIVAKHGFIEHRSYVAKVGRGDQIELFFVVPANDPPRPLVEWDQLRDEIGEALGEESTDRWLTIMFTTDREWTI; encoded by the coding sequence ATGAGCCTTTTTCACCCTTCCAGCTTCGACAGCACCACCGAACAAGGGGTCCTGCGCCTGTCAATCGCAGGCTCGTTCGGTGTCGCGGCAATCGCCGTCGCCTTCGGCTTGTTCGCCAATTCCTCGCTGATCATCTTTGACGGCATCTATGGCCTGATCGATGTGGTGATGACCTGGCTGTCGCTGTTGGTAGTTCGGTTGATCAGCATGTCCACCAATGTGGATGCGTTGCAGTCCCGCTTGAACCAGCGCTTCACCATGGGCTTCTGGCACCTGGAACCCATCGTGCTCGGTGTCAGCGGCACGCTGATGATTGGCGCTGCCTTGTATGCAGCGGTCAATGCGGTGGACGCATTGATGTCCGGTGGCCGCGAGATCGCGCTGGGGCCTGCCATCGTGTTCGCGGTGATTTCAATCATCATCGAAAGCGGGCTGGCGCTGTTCGTGCGCCGCGCCAACCGCTCGATCGGTTCGGAGTTCATTGCGCTCGACGCGAAGAACTGGGTCGTCGCCGCGAGCATGTCGGCCGCCTACCTGGTCGCCTTCGTCGGCGGCTGGCTGCTGCGCGGCACGGAGTGGGCGTGGCTGGTGCCCTACATCGACCCGGCCATCCTGCTGGTGGTGTGCCTGTTCGTCGTGGTCGCGCCACTCGGCACCGTGCGGCAGGCACTGTCGGACATCCTGCTGATCACCCCGGTGGACCTTCAGGCGCACGTTGACGAGGTTGCACGCGGCATCGTCGCCAAGCACGGGTTCATTGAACACCGCAGCTACGTGGCCAAGGTGGGGCGTGGCGATCAGATTGAACTGTTCTTCGTGGTGCCGGCGAACGACCCGCCACGCCCACTGGTCGAATGGGACCAGCTGCGCGACGAGATTGGTGAGGCGTTGGGCGAGGAATCGACCGACCGATGGCTGACGATCATGTTTACTACTGATCGCGAATGGACGATCTGA